The sequence TCGCGTACGAAGCGGGCTTCTTTCGCAAACACGGCCTGGATGTCCAGCTCGTTCACGTCGTCGGAGGACCCAGGGCCGTTCAGGTGCTGACTTCCGGGTCCGCGGTCGCGGCCCAGGTTTCCGGGCTGCCGATCATTCAGAGCAGTCTCCAGGGGGCGGACATCGTCTTCATCGCCGGCATTCTCAACACGCTCAACTATCAATTTATCGTGGACAAAAGCATTCAGAAGCCCGACGACCTGAAGGGCAAGGCGGTGGCGGTGAGCCGCGCCGGCAGCTCTTCGGACTTCGCGACGCGCTTCGCCCTGGATCGGTACGGCTTGATTCCGGGGAAGGACGTGAGCTTACTGGAGATCGGCAGCCAGCCCGACCGTTTCGCCGCGCTCGAGTCGGGAAAAATTCAGGGCGTCATGGTCGAAGTGCCGCTCACGCTGAAAGCGAAGAAGATGGGATTCCGAGTCCTGGCCGATCTTCAGATGCTGGGCCTCGAGTATCAGGCGACGGGCATCGCCGTCACGAAGGCGATGATCAAATCCAACCCGGACCTGATCCGTAGCATCATGAAGGCTTACGTCGAAGCGATCCACTACTACAAAACCCATCCCAAGGAGTCCATTGCGATTCTTCAGAAGTATTTGAAGACGGACGACATGGAAGCCTTGAAGGAGACTTATGAGGCGATCGGGCTCACGCTCATCCCCGAGAAGCCGTATCCGACGCTGCGGGGCGTTCAGATGATGTTGACCGAGATCGGCGCCAAGGATCCCAAAGCGCAGGCGGCAAAGCCGGAACAGTTTGTCGATTTGAGCTTTGTGAAAGAGCTGGACGGTTTTGTCGACGGGCTGTATAAGGCGAGGCCGGCCGCCGCGTCGGCCGAGGGAGAGAAGCCGGCGCCCGCGGCGGCAAAGGAGAGGGTTGCGTCGGCCAAACCCGCGCCGGCGGCGCCGGAAAAGGCAAAGTCGGCGCCCGTCGCCAAAGCTTCGCCGCCTCAAGGCTCCAAGAGCGAGGCGCAGGAATATACCATTCAACCGGGGGATACTCTGAGCCACCTGGCGAAAAGATATTACGGCGATATGCTCAAGTGGCCCAAAATATTCGAGGCCAACAAACAGACGGTAAAAAATCCCCACTATATCTACATCGGCCAGAAGCTCATCATTCCCGGCGACGCTTAAGAGCTTGACCCGCCGGCACCTCCTCCCTGGACGCGCGGAAAGTGTTCGGCGTCTTGGTGCGCGCTGATCGATTGAGGAGGCGGAGTTGCCGCAAAGCTATCTCAGACGAATCCTGAACGCGCGCGTGTACGAGGTCGCGCGCGAAACCCCGCTCGATTACGCGCCCGTGCTCTCGGAGCGCTTCGGCAATCACGTTTGGCTCAAGCGCGAGGACCTGCAGCCGGTCTTTTCCTTCAAGTGCCGGGGCGCGTTCAATAAGATGGTCCGCCTTGGGCGGACCGCGCTCGCGCGCGGCGTCATCGCGTCCTCCGCCGGCAATCACGCGCAGGGAGTCGCGCTCGCGGCGCGCCGGCTCGGCGCGCGCGCGACGATCGTGATGCCGCGCACCACGCCGCAAATCAAAGTGGACGCGGTGACGGCGCTCGGCGCCAAAATCGTTCTCATCGGCGACCACTATGACGCCGCGTATGTCCATGCGCTGAAGCTTGCCCGCGCGAAGCGTCTTTCCTTCGTCCATCCCTACGACGATCCCGACGTGATCGCCGGGCAGGGAACGATCGGGTTGGAAATCCTCAAGCAGCATACGCGCGAGCTGGACGCGATCTTCGTGCCGGTCGGCGGCGGCGGCCTCATCGCCGGCATCGCGGCTTACGTGAAGCAAATCCGGCCGGACGTGAAGATCATCGGCGTGGAGCCGGAGGATGCGGATGCAATGTATCGCTCGCTTCGGAGCGGCCGGCGCGTCCTTCTCGACCACGCCGGCGCCTTCGCCGACGGCGTCGCCGTAAGGCAGGTCGGCCGCGAGACGCTGAGACTCTGCCGCCGATTGGTGGATAAGATCGTGCTGGTCTCGAACGACGAGATCTGCGGCGCGATGAAAGACGTCTACGAAGACTGCCGCTTGATCCTGGAGCCCGCCGGAGCGCTGTCGATCGCGGGACTCGGACGATACTGCGAGCGCGCGCGCTGGCGCGGCCGCAATCTCATCGCCGTCGCTTCGGGCGCCAACGTCAACTTCGACCGGTTGCGTTACGTCGCCGAGCGCGCCGACATCGGCGAGCGGCGCGAGGCGATCTTCGCCGTGACGATCCCCGAGCGGCCCGGCGCGCTCAGGCGCTTCTGCGCGATCCTCGGCGATCACAACATCACCGAGTTCAACTACCGTTACGCCGATCCGAGCCGGGCGCGCATCTTCGTCGGCGTTCAGGTGCGGGACTTTTCCGAGATCGGCCGGATCGGCGCGGCGCTCAGACGCCGCGGCTACCCGACGCTCGACATGACCGACAACGAGATGGCGAAGCTGCACGCCCGCTACATGGTCGGCGGCCGCGCGCCCAACGCGGTCGACGAAATTCTCTATCGCTTCGAGTTTCCCGAGCGGCCCGGCGCGCTCAAGAATTTTCTCGATCAGATGGGCGGGCGGTGGAACATCACGCTGTTTCACTACCGCTCTCACGGCGCCGATTACGGCCGCGTGCTGGTGGGCATGCAGGTGCCGCGCCGCGACCAGAAAGCGTTCCAGAAGTTCCTGGACAGCCTCGGATATGAGTGCGTTGAAGAGACCGCTAATCCGGCGTACAGACTCTTCCTCAGTTAG comes from Candidatus Binatia bacterium and encodes:
- a CDS encoding ABC transporter substrate-binding protein codes for the protein MNRTYHKQSRKFCFRRGIFLLAIVGFVIAATEGRAPAQTRKSVTIVYAGLSGNQAPGWVAYEAGFFRKHGLDVQLVHVVGGPRAVQVLTSGSAVAAQVSGLPIIQSSLQGADIVFIAGILNTLNYQFIVDKSIQKPDDLKGKAVAVSRAGSSSDFATRFALDRYGLIPGKDVSLLEIGSQPDRFAALESGKIQGVMVEVPLTLKAKKMGFRVLADLQMLGLEYQATGIAVTKAMIKSNPDLIRSIMKAYVEAIHYYKTHPKESIAILQKYLKTDDMEALKETYEAIGLTLIPEKPYPTLRGVQMMLTEIGAKDPKAQAAKPEQFVDLSFVKELDGFVDGLYKARPAAASAEGEKPAPAAAKERVASAKPAPAAPEKAKSAPVAKASPPQGSKSEAQEYTIQPGDTLSHLAKRYYGDMLKWPKIFEANKQTVKNPHYIYIGQKLIIPGDA
- the ilvA gene encoding threonine ammonia-lyase, biosynthetic; the protein is MPQSYLRRILNARVYEVARETPLDYAPVLSERFGNHVWLKREDLQPVFSFKCRGAFNKMVRLGRTALARGVIASSAGNHAQGVALAARRLGARATIVMPRTTPQIKVDAVTALGAKIVLIGDHYDAAYVHALKLARAKRLSFVHPYDDPDVIAGQGTIGLEILKQHTRELDAIFVPVGGGGLIAGIAAYVKQIRPDVKIIGVEPEDADAMYRSLRSGRRVLLDHAGAFADGVAVRQVGRETLRLCRRLVDKIVLVSNDEICGAMKDVYEDCRLILEPAGALSIAGLGRYCERARWRGRNLIAVASGANVNFDRLRYVAERADIGERREAIFAVTIPERPGALRRFCAILGDHNITEFNYRYADPSRARIFVGVQVRDFSEIGRIGAALRRRGYPTLDMTDNEMAKLHARYMVGGRAPNAVDEILYRFEFPERPGALKNFLDQMGGRWNITLFHYRSHGADYGRVLVGMQVPRRDQKAFQKFLDSLGYECVEETANPAYRLFLS